A part of Escherichia marmotae genomic DNA contains:
- a CDS encoding capsule biosynthesis GfcC family protein — MNKLQSYFIASVLYVMTPHAFAQGTVTIYLPGEQQTLSVGPVENVVQLVTQPQLRDRLWWPGALLTDSAAKNKAIKDYQHVMAQLTSWEAEADDDVATTIKFVRQQLLNLNITGRLPVKLDPDFVRVDENSNPPLVGDYTLYTVQRPVTITLLGAVSGAGQLPWQTGHSVTDYLQDHTRLAGADKNNVIVITPEGETVVAPVALWNKRHMEPPPGSQLWLGFPAHVLPKKYADLNDQIVSVLTQRVPD, encoded by the coding sequence ATGAATAAATTACAGTCGTATTTCATTGCCAGCGTACTTTACGTGATGACGCCCCATGCCTTTGCGCAAGGAACGGTGACTATTTATCTACCTGGCGAACAACAGACACTTTCCGTTGGCCCCGTGGAGAATGTTGTCCAGTTGGTGACACAACCGCAGTTGCGCGATCGCCTCTGGTGGCCTGGAGCTCTATTGACCGACTCCGCAGCAAAAAACAAAGCGATTAAAGACTATCAACATGTCATGGCACAACTGACTTCCTGGGAAGCAGAAGCTGATGATGATGTGGCGACCACGATTAAATTCGTGCGCCAGCAGTTGCTCAATCTCAATATCACTGGCCGCTTACCGGTCAAACTGGACCCTGATTTTGTGCGAGTCGATGAGAACAGCAATCCCCCACTGGTCGGTGACTATACGCTCTATACCGTACAGCGTCCGGTGACTATCACTCTGCTGGGCGCTGTTTCCGGGGCTGGGCAACTGCCCTGGCAGACGGGCCATAGTGTTACCGATTATCTACAAGATCATACCCGTCTGGCAGGCGCAGACAAGAATAACGTTATCGTTATTACGCCTGAGGGTGAGACTGTCGTCGCCCCTGTCGCTCTGTGGAATAAAAGGCATATGGAACCACCGCCAGGCAGCCAGCTTTGGTTGGGTTTTCCCGCACATGTTCTGCCCAAAAAGTATGCTGATTTAAATGACCAGATTGTGTCTGTTTTAACGCAACGTGTTCCTGACTGA
- the torC gene encoding pentaheme c-type cytochrome TorC: MRRLWSALRRPSARWSVLTLVLMGIMIGIVLIVLPHFGIKATSNTEFCVSCHSMTPVYEEYKQSAHFQNASGVRAECHDCHVPSDLPGMLKRKLEASNEVYQTVIGHSIDTPEKFNAKRAELAEREWARMKENNSATCRSCHNYDAMDHAKQHPEAARQMAAAAKENQSCIDCHKGIAHQLPDMSSGSRKQFEELRASARDDKEILYSIDIKPLYAAKDDKDAAGSLLPASEVKVLKRDGDWLQVAITGWTENAGSQRVLTELPSKRIFVASIRGDIQQQAKMLEKTTVADTKTEWSKMQAIAWLKKGDMVGDIKPIWAYGDTLYSNACKQCHGASATTHYDANGWIGQINGMIGFTSLDKREERTMLKYLQMHASDTAGKSHSDKEGK; the protein is encoded by the coding sequence ATGAGACGACTATGGAGTGCGCTTCGTCGACCAAGTGCGCGTTGGTCGGTGTTAACGCTGGTGCTGATGGGGATTATGATCGGTATTGTATTGATTGTATTACCTCATTTCGGGATCAAGGCCACCAGCAATACTGAGTTTTGTGTCAGTTGCCACAGTATGACGCCGGTGTATGAAGAATATAAACAGTCGGCGCATTTCCAGAATGCCTCCGGCGTACGCGCCGAGTGCCATGACTGCCATGTTCCGTCAGATTTACCGGGAATGTTGAAGCGGAAACTGGAAGCGAGTAATGAGGTTTATCAGACTGTTATTGGTCACTCCATTGATACCCCTGAGAAATTCAACGCCAAACGCGCAGAACTTGCCGAGCGTGAATGGGCGCGGATGAAAGAGAACAATTCAGCGACCTGCCGTTCCTGCCATAACTACGATGCGATGGATCATGCGAAGCAGCATCCGGAAGCCGCGCGTCAAATGGCCGCCGCAGCGAAAGAAAATCAGTCCTGCATCGACTGCCACAAGGGTATTGCCCACCAGTTACCGGATATGAGCAGCGGCTCGCGTAAACAGTTCGAAGAACTACGCGCCAGCGCCAGAGATGATAAAGAAATCCTCTATTCGATTGATATAAAACCTCTTTACGCAGCAAAAGACGATAAAGACGCGGCAGGTTCTCTGTTGCCGGCCTCTGAAGTGAAAGTGCTTAAACGTGACGGCGATTGGTTGCAGGTGGCTATCACTGGCTGGACGGAAAACGCTGGAAGTCAACGAGTTCTGACCGAGTTACCAAGCAAACGGATTTTTGTCGCCTCCATTCGTGGCGATATCCAGCAGCAGGCGAAAATGCTGGAGAAAACGACTGTTGCTGACACCAAAACCGAGTGGAGTAAGATGCAGGCCATCGCATGGCTGAAGAAGGGCGATATGGTTGGCGACATCAAACCGATCTGGGCCTATGGCGATACGTTGTACAGCAACGCCTGTAAACAGTGCCACGGCGCGTCAGCAACCACCCATTACGACGCCAACGGTTGGATTGGTCAGATCAACGGCATGATTGGTTTTACCAGCCTCGATAAACGAGAAGAACGCACCATGCTGAAATATCTGCAAATGCATGCGTCGGATACCGCAGGGAAGTCTCACAGCGATAAGGAAGGAAAATAA
- a CDS encoding YjbH domain-containing protein, whose translation MKKNSYLLSCLAIAVSSACHAEVFTYPDPLGSSQSDFGGTGLLQMPNARIAPEGEFSVNYRDNDQYRFYSTSIALFPWLEGTIRYTDVRTRKYSQWEDFSGDQSYKDKSFDFKLRLWEEGYWLPQVAFGKRDIAGTGLFDGEYLVASKQAGPFDLTLGMAWGYAGNAGNITNPFCRVSDKYCHRAESHDAGDISFSDIFRGPASIFGGIEYQTPWNPLRLKLEYDGNNYQNDFAGKLPQASHFNVGAVYRAANWADLNLSYERGNTLMFGFTLRTNFNELRPALRDTPKPAWQPAPESEGLQYTTVANQLTALKYNAGFDAPEIQLRDKTLYMSGQQYKYRDSREAVDRANRILVNNLPQGVEKISVTQKREHMAMVTTETDVASLRKQLAGTAPGKPEQLQQQRVEAEDLSAFGRGYRIREDRFSYSFNPTLSQSLGGPEDFYMFQLGLMSSARYWFTDHLLFDGGIFTNIYNNYDKFKSSLLPADSTLPRVRTHIRDYVRNDVYLNNLQANYFADLGNGFYGQVYGGYLETMYAGVGSELLYRPLDASWALGVDVNYVKQRDWDNMMRFTDYSTPTGFVTAYWNPPTLNGVLMKLSVGQYLAKDKGATIDVAKRFDSGVAVGVWAAISNVSKDDYGEGGFSKGFYISIPFDLMTIGPNRNRAVVSWTPLTRDGGQMLSRKYQLYPMTAEREVPVGQ comes from the coding sequence ATGAAGAAGAACTCTTATCTTTTAAGCTGCCTGGCTATTGCTGTCTCCAGTGCCTGTCATGCAGAAGTGTTTACCTACCCGGATCCGCTGGGTTCATCGCAATCAGACTTTGGCGGCACAGGATTGTTGCAGATGCCTAATGCACGCATCGCGCCGGAAGGTGAATTTAGCGTCAACTACCGGGATAACGACCAATACCGTTTCTACTCCACGTCCATAGCGCTGTTCCCGTGGCTGGAAGGAACTATTCGTTATACGGATGTGCGCACGCGCAAATATAGCCAGTGGGAAGATTTCAGCGGCGATCAGTCATACAAAGATAAATCTTTCGATTTTAAACTTCGTCTGTGGGAAGAAGGTTACTGGCTACCGCAAGTGGCGTTTGGTAAACGTGATATTGCGGGTACGGGTCTGTTTGACGGTGAGTATCTGGTGGCCAGCAAGCAAGCGGGGCCGTTTGATCTCACTCTCGGGATGGCTTGGGGTTATGCCGGGAATGCGGGCAATATTACCAACCCGTTTTGCCGGGTGAGCGATAAATATTGTCATCGTGCTGAATCCCACGATGCAGGCGATATCAGCTTTAGCGACATCTTTCGTGGCCCGGCCTCCATTTTTGGCGGTATTGAGTATCAAACGCCGTGGAATCCCCTGCGTCTGAAACTCGAATACGACGGCAACAATTACCAGAATGATTTTGCTGGCAAACTGCCGCAAGCAAGTCATTTCAACGTTGGCGCAGTTTATCGCGCTGCCAACTGGGCAGATCTTAACCTGAGTTATGAACGTGGTAACACGTTGATGTTTGGCTTCACTTTACGGACCAATTTCAACGAATTGCGCCCTGCCCTGCGCGATACACCAAAACCGGCCTGGCAGCCTGCGCCAGAGTCTGAAGGGTTGCAGTACACCACGGTAGCGAACCAACTTACTGCGCTGAAGTACAACGCAGGCTTTGACGCGCCAGAAATTCAACTGCGTGATAAGACGCTTTATATGTCTGGTCAGCAATATAAATATCGTGACTCACGCGAAGCAGTTGATCGCGCCAACCGGATTCTGGTAAATAACCTGCCGCAAGGTGTCGAGAAGATTAGTGTGACGCAAAAGCGTGAGCATATGGCGATGGTAACTACCGAAACCGACGTAGCCAGCCTGCGTAAACAACTGGCGGGCACTGCGCCGGGTAAACCAGAGCAACTGCAACAACAGCGCGTTGAGGCTGAAGATCTTTCTGCCTTTGGTCGGGGCTACCGTATTCGTGAAGATCGGTTTAGCTACTCTTTCAACCCAACACTTTCGCAGTCGCTGGGCGGTCCGGAAGATTTCTATATGTTCCAGTTGGGGCTGATGTCCAGCGCCCGTTACTGGTTTACCGATCACCTGCTGTTTGATGGCGGTATTTTCACCAATATTTACAACAACTACGACAAGTTTAAGTCTTCGCTGTTACCTGCAGACTCTACTCTGCCCCGCGTGCGCACACATATTCGTGATTACGTTCGCAATGACGTCTATCTCAACAACTTGCAGGCTAACTACTTTGCCGACTTAGGCAACGGTTTCTATGGCCAGGTGTATGGCGGTTATCTGGAAACGATGTATGCCGGTGTGGGTTCCGAGCTGCTTTATCGTCCGCTTGATGCCAGTTGGGCGCTGGGTGTGGACGTTAACTACGTGAAGCAGCGTGACTGGGACAACATGATGCGCTTCACCGATTATTCCACGCCAACAGGTTTCGTGACGGCTTACTGGAACCCGCCGACGCTCAACGGAGTGCTGATGAAACTCAGCGTTGGGCAATACCTGGCAAAAGACAAAGGGGCAACTATCGACGTCGCCAAACGCTTTGATAGCGGCGTGGCGGTAGGGGTCTGGGCAGCTATCAGTAACGTGTCGAAAGATGACTACGGCGAAGGCGGCTTTAGCAAAGGTTTTTATATCTCGATTCCGTTCGACTTGATGACCATTGGACCTAACCGCAACCGCGCGGTGGTTTCGTGGACACCATTGACGCGTGACGGTGGGCAAATGCTGTCACGCAAATACCAGCTCTATCCAATGACGGCAGAGCGAGAAGTACCGGTTGGACAATAA
- the gfcB gene encoding lipoprotein GfcB, translating to MRPLILSIFALFLVGCIHSQQSMVDTFRASILDNQDIIVADQHIQALPYSTMYLRLNNGQRIFVVLGYIEQEKSKWLSQDNAMLVTHNGRLLKTVKLNNNLLEVTNSWQDPLRNALALKDGSRWTREILWSEDNHFRSATVSSTFSFVGLETLNIAGRDVLCNVWQEDVTSTQPEKQWQNTFWVDSATGQVRQSRQMLGAGVIPVEMTFLKPAP from the coding sequence GTGCGCCCTCTTATTTTATCGATATTCGCACTATTTCTGGTGGGATGTATTCACAGCCAGCAAAGTATGGTCGATACATTTCGTGCCAGCATTCTCGATAATCAGGATATCATCGTAGCGGATCAACACATCCAGGCGTTGCCTTATTCCACCATGTATTTACGCCTGAATAATGGGCAACGAATATTTGTGGTGCTGGGATATATAGAACAAGAAAAAAGCAAATGGTTATCCCAGGATAACGCCATGTTGGTTACCCACAATGGACGTCTTTTAAAAACCGTCAAACTTAATAATAATCTGCTGGAAGTGACAAATTCCTGGCAGGATCCTCTGCGTAACGCGCTGGCATTAAAAGATGGCAGTCGCTGGACACGAGAAATTCTCTGGAGTGAAGACAACCATTTTCGCTCTGCGACCGTCAGCTCTACTTTTTCCTTTGTTGGACTGGAGACGCTGAATATTGCGGGTCGCGATGTGTTATGCAATGTCTGGCAGGAAGACGTAACGTCTACGCAACCGGAAAAGCAATGGCAGAACACATTCTGGGTCGATTCGGCTACTGGCCAAGTTCGTCAAAGTCGGCAAATGTTAGGCGCAGGGGTAATTCCCGTGGAAATGACGTTTCTTAAACCCGCACCATGA
- the ymcF gene encoding cold shock small protein YmcF, protein MTQHLHFRCPCCHGSQYRTSAFDVTERNPLGAKCIFCKSTMITFDNVALQIRTDHAPLDFTK, encoded by the coding sequence ATTACTCAACATCTCCATTTCCGCTGTCCATGTTGTCATGGTTCACAGTACCGCACATCGGCATTCGATGTGACGGAGCGAAATCCTTTGGGAGCTAAGTGTATTTTCTGTAAATCGACGATGATCACCTTTGATAACGTTGCTTTACAAATACGCACAGACCATGCGCCACTGGATTTCACAAAATAA
- the torR gene encoding two-component system response regulator TorR, which translates to MSHHIVIVEDEPVTQARLQSYFTQEGYLVSITASGDGLREIMENQPVDLILLDINLPDENGLMLTRALRERSTVGIILVTGRSDPIDRIVGLEMGADDYVIKPLELRELVVRVKNLLWRIDLARQANALTQDNCYRFAGYCLNISRHTLDQDSRQIKLTRAEYEMLVAFVTNPGEILSRERLLRMLSARRVENPDLRTVDVLIRRLRHKLSANLLVTQHGEGYFLAAEVY; encoded by the coding sequence ATGTCACACCATATTGTCATTGTTGAAGATGAGCCTGTGACGCAGGCACGTTTACAAAGCTACTTCACCCAGGAAGGGTATCTCGTGTCGATCACAGCAAGCGGCGACGGGTTACGGGAAATTATGGAAAACCAGCCAGTTGATCTCATTCTGCTGGATATCAACCTGCCAGATGAAAACGGCTTGATGCTTACCCGGGCACTGCGCGAACGCTCAACGGTAGGGATTATTCTGGTGACCGGGCGCAGCGATCCCATTGATCGAATTGTCGGGCTGGAGATGGGTGCCGATGATTATGTCATCAAACCGCTGGAGCTGCGTGAACTCGTGGTACGGGTAAAAAATCTGCTCTGGCGTATCGATCTGGCCCGCCAGGCCAACGCTCTCACTCAGGATAACTGCTATCGTTTTGCGGGATATTGTCTGAATATCTCACGCCACACGTTGGACCAGGACAGTAGGCAGATCAAACTCACCCGTGCGGAATATGAAATGCTGGTGGCCTTTGTCACTAATCCTGGCGAGATCCTCAGCCGCGAACGACTGCTGCGTATGCTCTCCGCCCGGCGGGTGGAAAACCCCGATTTGCGCACCGTGGACGTGCTGATCCGCCGTTTGCGTCATAAACTCAGCGCCAACCTGTTAGTCACGCAGCATGGCGAAGGATATTTCTTAGCCGCTGAAGTCTATTAA
- the torS gene encoding TMAO reductase system sensor histidine kinase/response regulator TorS, producing MIFTLAKRLWMAFALMALLTLVSIFVGWYNLRVFTQSAQTNTLALIPTMNMARQLSEASAWELFTAQNLNNTDSAEMWQFQGRMLSAQKLKIDSLLQGLREKGFDTIAIERQANETDRSLRQQGELVGQRLKLHDQQQQLSQQIVAAAGEIANIAQSQTHYIAIATATPQSGPESVFGHNHGRPAESAVEQWISGDREYVRQMHEMRFSALQIQHFVMKLELEKSEKNNNRLPVQLKNALNRVQLQQRRIKAPPIRAQAEKALETVQRYVELLALYQRENTLNTHLQTLTQNNIVQFTQFSNEVNQLVATIEQRNRVGLTHLESASEHVRFNLLLLGVVSLCSLILILWRVVYRSVTRPLAEQTQALQRLLDGDIDSPFPETAGVRELDTIGRLMDAFRSSVHALNRHREQLAAQVKARTAELQELVVEHRLARAEAEKASQAKSAFLAAMSHEIRTPLYGILGTAQLLADNPALNAQRDDLRAITDSGESLLTILNDILDYSAIEAGGKNVSVSDEPYEPRPLLESTLQLMSGRVKGRPIRLATEIADDVPTALMGDPRRIRQVITNLLSNALRFTDEGQIVLRSRTDGEQWLVEVEDSGCGIDPAKLADIFQPFVQVSGKRGGSGLGLTISTSLAQAMGGELIATSTPGVGSCFCLRLPLRVATAPAPKIVNQAVHLDGLRLLLIEDNPLTQRITIEILNTSGAQVTAVGNATQDLETLQNSESFAAALVDFDLPDIDGITLARQLSLQYPSLVLIGFSAHVIDETLRQRTSSLFRGIIPKPVPREVLGQLLAHYLHQQKNNDQPLDVSQLNEDAQLMGADKIHEWLTLFKQHTLPLLDEIDTARARHDSEKIKRAAHQLKSSCASLGMRSASQLCGQLEREPLAALLPREEITRSIAALEEWLNKKDLNAI from the coding sequence ATGATTTTCACTCTGGCCAAAAGATTGTGGATGGCGTTTGCCCTGATGGCATTGCTGACTCTGGTGAGTATCTTTGTAGGTTGGTATAACCTGCGCGTTTTCACCCAAAGCGCCCAGACCAATACTCTGGCTCTGATCCCGACCATGAATATGGCTCGTCAGTTGAGTGAGGCCAGCGCGTGGGAGCTCTTTACCGCCCAAAATTTGAACAATACGGATAGCGCAGAGATGTGGCAATTCCAGGGGAGGATGTTATCGGCGCAGAAGCTGAAAATTGACAGCCTGTTACAGGGCCTGCGCGAGAAAGGGTTTGACACGATAGCCATTGAACGGCAAGCCAATGAGACTGACCGCTCGCTACGCCAGCAGGGTGAACTGGTCGGCCAGCGGCTGAAACTACACGATCAACAGCAACAACTCAGCCAGCAAATCGTCGCCGCTGCCGGAGAAATCGCCAATATCGCACAATCCCAGACCCATTACATAGCAATCGCCACCGCAACGCCCCAGTCTGGCCCGGAAAGTGTGTTTGGCCACAATCATGGCAGGCCGGCGGAGAGCGCCGTCGAGCAATGGATTTCTGGCGATCGTGAGTACGTCAGGCAGATGCACGAAATGCGCTTTAGCGCTCTGCAAATACAGCATTTCGTTATGAAACTGGAGCTGGAGAAGAGTGAAAAAAATAACAACAGACTACCTGTTCAACTGAAAAACGCCCTTAACAGGGTGCAACTTCAACAACGACGCATTAAAGCTCCCCCGATTCGCGCGCAGGCTGAAAAGGCGCTGGAGACAGTACAGCGATATGTCGAATTACTGGCGCTGTACCAACGGGAAAATACGCTTAATACTCACCTGCAGACGCTGACGCAAAATAATATTGTGCAGTTTACGCAGTTCAGCAACGAGGTTAATCAGTTAGTCGCAACCATTGAACAACGTAATCGGGTCGGACTGACACATCTGGAAAGCGCCAGTGAACATGTGCGGTTTAATCTGCTACTCCTGGGCGTCGTTTCCCTTTGCTCTTTGATTCTGATCCTCTGGCGCGTGGTTTATCGTTCAGTCACGCGCCCACTTGCCGAACAAACGCAGGCACTGCAACGCCTGCTGGACGGCGATATCGACTCCCCTTTCCCGGAAACCGCTGGCGTGCGGGAGCTGGATACCATCGGGCGGCTGATGGATGCTTTTCGCAGTAGTGTTCATGCGCTTAATCGCCACCGCGAACAACTGGCAGCGCAGGTCAAAGCGCGCACTGCCGAATTGCAGGAACTGGTAGTAGAACACCGGCTGGCACGGGCGGAAGCAGAAAAAGCCAGTCAGGCAAAATCGGCGTTTCTGGCGGCAATGAGCCATGAGATCCGCACTCCGCTGTACGGCATTCTCGGCACCGCTCAACTGCTGGCGGATAACCCGGCGCTTAACGCCCAGCGTGATGATTTGCGGGCAATTACCGATTCTGGCGAATCATTGCTGACCATCCTTAACGATATTCTCGATTATTCGGCTATCGAAGCAGGTGGCAAGAATGTCTCGGTCAGCGATGAACCGTATGAACCGCGCCCGCTGCTGGAAAGTACCCTGCAATTAATGAGCGGGCGGGTGAAAGGTCGTCCGATTCGACTGGCAACGGAAATTGCCGACGATGTACCGACCGCGTTAATGGGTGATCCGCGACGTATTCGCCAGGTTATTACCAATTTGTTGAGTAATGCCCTGCGTTTCACTGACGAGGGGCAGATTGTCCTGCGTAGCCGCACTGATGGCGAACAATGGCTGGTCGAAGTGGAAGACAGCGGCTGTGGTATTGATCCCGCGAAACTGGCTGATATCTTCCAGCCATTTGTTCAGGTGAGTGGTAAACGCGGCGGCAGTGGACTGGGGTTGACGATCAGTACCAGCCTGGCCCAGGCGATGGGCGGCGAACTGATCGCCACAAGCACGCCGGGGGTTGGAAGCTGTTTTTGCTTACGGTTACCGTTACGCGTTGCCACCGCGCCAGCACCTAAAATAGTCAATCAGGCGGTGCATCTGGATGGTTTACGCTTGCTGTTAATTGAAGATAACCCGCTAACGCAGCGTATTACCATCGAAATACTGAACACCAGTGGTGCTCAGGTCACTGCCGTTGGAAATGCCACGCAGGATTTAGAGACGCTGCAAAATAGTGAATCGTTTGCTGCCGCGCTGGTGGATTTTGATCTGCCGGATATCGACGGCATTACACTTGCCAGGCAACTTTCGCTGCAATATCCGTCGCTGGTTTTGATTGGCTTTAGCGCCCATGTCATCGACGAAACGTTGCGCCAGCGTACCAGTTCGCTATTTCGCGGAATTATCCCTAAACCGGTGCCGCGTGAAGTGCTCGGTCAGTTACTGGCGCACTATCTCCACCAGCAAAAAAATAACGATCAGCCGCTGGATGTATCGCAACTCAATGAAGATGCACAGTTAATGGGAGCGGATAAGATCCACGAATGGCTGACATTATTTAAACAACATACCCTGCCGCTTCTTGATGAAATAGACACTGCTCGCGCCAGACACGACAGCGAGAAAATCAAACGCGCTGCGCACCAGCTAAAAAGTAGTTGCGCCAGTCTGGGAATGCGCAGTGCCAGCCAGTTGTGCGGGCAACTTGAGCGGGAACCATTAGCCGCTCTCCTGCCGCGCGAAGAAATTACACGCAGTATCGCGGCTCTGGAAGAGTGGTTGAATAAGAAAGACCTGAACGCGATTTGA
- a CDS encoding 4Fe-4S binding protein, whose amino-acid sequence MAEKKRIRWQRRPGTTGGKLPWNDWRNATTWRKATQLLLLAINIYIAITSWYWVRYYETAGSTPFIARPGGIEGWLPIAGLMNLKYSLETGQLPSVHAAAMLLLVAFIIISLLLKKAFCSWLCPVGTLSELIGDLGKKLFGRQFTLPLWLDIPLRAAKYLLLSFFLYIALFMPAQAIHYFMLSPYSVVMDVKMLDFFRHMGTATLISVIVLLIASLFIRHAWCRYLCPYGALMGLVSLLSPFKIRRNAESCIDCGKCANNCPSRIPVDKLIQVRTVECTGCMTCIESCPVASTLTFSLRNPAINKKTFALSGWLITLLILGIMFAVIGYAMYAGVWQSPVPEELYRRLIPRAAMIGH is encoded by the coding sequence ATGGCTGAGAAAAAAAGAATCCGCTGGCAGCGGCGGCCAGGCACAACGGGCGGTAAATTACCGTGGAATGACTGGCGCAATGCCACGACCTGGCGTAAAGCGACGCAATTATTACTGCTGGCAATCAATATTTATATTGCCATCACCTCCTGGTATTGGGTGCGCTATTACGAAACGGCAGGTAGTACGCCTTTTATCGCAAGGCCAGGTGGTATTGAAGGCTGGCTCCCTATTGCCGGTCTGATGAATCTGAAATACAGCCTTGAAACAGGCCAGTTACCTTCCGTGCACGCCGCCGCGATGCTGTTGCTGGTCGCTTTTATCATTATCAGCTTGCTGCTGAAAAAAGCCTTTTGTTCGTGGCTATGCCCGGTTGGTACGCTATCTGAGTTAATTGGCGATCTGGGGAAAAAACTGTTTGGTCGGCAATTTACCCTTCCTCTCTGGCTGGATATTCCTCTGCGTGCGGCGAAATATCTGCTGTTGAGTTTTTTTCTCTATATCGCGTTATTCATGCCCGCTCAGGCGATTCACTATTTTATGCTATCGCCCTACAGCGTGGTGATGGATGTTAAAATGCTCGATTTCTTTCGTCATATGGGGACAGCGACGTTAATCAGCGTGATCGTTTTGCTGATTGCCAGCCTGTTTATTCGCCATGCCTGGTGTCGTTATCTCTGCCCGTATGGCGCGTTAATGGGACTGGTTTCGCTATTATCGCCGTTTAAGATTCGTCGCAATGCCGAAAGTTGTATCGACTGCGGCAAATGCGCAAATAATTGTCCGTCACGGATCCCTGTCGATAAATTAATCCAGGTTAGAACGGTGGAATGTACCGGCTGTATGACCTGCATCGAGTCATGCCCGGTCGCCTCAACATTAACTTTTTCGCTGCGAAACCCCGCGATAAATAAAAAAACTTTTGCGTTATCTGGCTGGCTAATAACACTACTGATATTGGGAATTATGTTCGCGGTGATTGGTTACGCGATGTATGCAGGTGTATGGCAAAGCCCGGTGCCAGAGGAATTGTACCGACGCTTAATTCCACGGGCGGCAATGATTGGTCATTAA
- a CDS encoding GnsA/GnsB family addiction module toxin encodes MNIEELKKQAETEISDFIAQKITELNKSTGKEVSEIRFTAREKMTGLEGYDVKIQIM; translated from the coding sequence GTGAATATTGAAGAGCTAAAAAAACAAGCCGAAACAGAAATCTCCGACTTTATTGCGCAAAAAATCACCGAGTTAAACAAGAGCACAGGGAAAGAAGTCTCTGAAATTCGCTTCACCGCGCGGGAGAAAATGACCGGGCTTGAAGGCTATGACGTCAAAATCCAAATAATGTGA
- the cspG gene encoding cold shock protein CspG: MSNKMTGLVKWFNADKGFGFITPDDGSKDVFVHFTAIQSNEFRTLNENQKVEFSIEQGQRGPSAANVVAL; encoded by the coding sequence ATGTCTAATAAAATGACTGGTTTAGTAAAATGGTTTAACGCAGATAAAGGTTTTGGCTTTATCACTCCTGATGATGGCAGCAAGGACGTCTTCGTTCATTTCACCGCCATCCAGAGCAATGAATTCCGCACTCTGAATGAAAATCAGAAAGTCGAATTTTCTATTGAGCAGGGGCAACGTGGTCCCTCGGCAGCGAACGTTGTTGCGCTCTAA
- the cspH gene encoding cold shock-like protein CspH, with translation MSRKMTGIVKTFDRKSGKGFIIPSDGRKEVQVHISAFSPRDAEVLIPGLRVEFCRVNGLRGPTAANVYLS, from the coding sequence TTGTCCCGTAAAATGACAGGAATTGTCAAAACCTTTGATCGCAAAAGCGGCAAAGGATTCATCATCCCCTCCGACGGTCGTAAAGAAGTCCAGGTCCATATTTCCGCATTCAGCCCCCGCGACGCAGAAGTACTTATACCAGGGTTACGCGTAGAGTTTTGCCGCGTTAATGGCCTGCGTGGACCAACAGCGGCAAATGTTTATCTCTCTTAA